A part of Thermococcus sp. SY098 genomic DNA contains:
- a CDS encoding ABC transporter substrate-binding protein — MKKTIALSLVLLFLVSIAAGCIGGGEQSTTATSTSKPSGGITLIVLTRHDTTIQMLAKEAFLKSDIAKKYNIVNIKFIKAPDSQWPALIKRGADIGWGGGPTLFDDLFKQGYLAPITDEKVLGLLGTQIKEDIAGMPMVRKGNDGKVYWIAAALSSFGFTVNKDVLKRWNLPMPEKWEDIASETFALDPPQVGIADPTRSTSNTRIYQIILQAFGWDEGWKVLTIIAANSKIYDASDAVREAVIAGDIAVGNTIDFYGYTAMKLNPACIYIIPKGESIINGDPIALLKNSQHPEAAQAFIYWVLTEGQKIWLNEDVNRLPVNPAVFDTPEGQKRPDLKKAYELALQTQGIQFDDARALATVYAMQFYFKATLVDANQELHRAWVALVQAYKQGKISKDKYEQLKAQLLAPIQFKDPDTGKMVTFTEDYAKKINERLIKDPGFKDTLMQEWRDAARAKYNKVLSEVQG, encoded by the coding sequence ATGAAAAAAACCATTGCTCTTTCGCTTGTACTGCTGTTTCTTGTTAGCATAGCAGCCGGATGTATTGGTGGTGGAGAACAAAGCACTACTGCAACAAGCACATCAAAACCCAGTGGGGGGATAACCTTAATCGTTCTGACAAGACATGACACAACAATTCAGATGCTGGCGAAAGAGGCTTTTCTGAAGAGCGACATTGCAAAGAAGTACAACATCGTAAACATTAAATTTATTAAGGCTCCCGACTCGCAGTGGCCTGCATTGATTAAGAGGGGCGCTGACATCGGATGGGGAGGAGGACCAACACTATTTGATGATCTCTTCAAGCAGGGTTATTTAGCTCCAATTACAGATGAGAAGGTTCTTGGTCTCCTTGGAACACAGATAAAAGAAGATATTGCTGGAATGCCAATGGTAAGGAAAGGAAATGACGGAAAAGTTTACTGGATTGCAGCTGCGCTTTCATCATTCGGTTTCACCGTGAACAAGGATGTCCTGAAAAGGTGGAACCTTCCAATGCCCGAAAAGTGGGAGGATATAGCAAGTGAGACTTTTGCATTGGATCCGCCACAGGTTGGTATCGCAGATCCAACAAGAAGTACATCAAACACAAGAATCTATCAGATCATCCTTCAAGCTTTTGGCTGGGACGAGGGATGGAAGGTTCTTACAATCATAGCTGCAAACTCAAAAATTTATGACGCAAGTGACGCTGTTAGAGAGGCAGTTATAGCTGGTGACATAGCCGTTGGAAATACAATTGATTTCTATGGGTATACTGCGATGAAGCTTAACCCTGCATGTATTTATATCATACCCAAAGGAGAGAGTATAATCAATGGTGATCCCATCGCTTTGCTTAAGAACTCTCAGCACCCGGAGGCTGCACAGGCCTTCATCTACTGGGTGCTCACAGAAGGACAGAAGATTTGGCTCAATGAAGATGTCAACAGGCTTCCAGTAAACCCTGCAGTCTTCGATACTCCTGAAGGACAGAAGAGACCAGATTTAAAGAAGGCTTATGAATTGGCTCTTCAGACCCAGGGTATTCAGTTTGACGATGCAAGGGCATTGGCAACAGTATATGCAATGCAGTTCTACTTCAAGGCTACGTTGGTTGATGCAAACCAAGAGCTCCACAGGGCATGGGTTGCCCTTGTCCAAGCATACAAGCAAGGTAAGATAAGTAAAGACAAATATGAACAGCTTAAAGCACAGCTTTTAGCTCCGATACAGTTTAAAGACCCGGATACAGGAAAAATGGTTACCTTTACTGAAGACTATGCAAAGAAAATAAATGAAAGACTTATAAAGGATCCCGGGTTTAAAGACACACTCATGCAGGAGTGGAGAGATGCCGCAAGGGCTAAGTATAACAAAGTATTATCGGAGGTGCAAGGATGA